One genomic region from Sphingomicrobium aestuariivivum encodes:
- a CDS encoding DUF3429 domain-containing protein: protein MRPFGLPLPVILLGAGGLLPPLGLILASFIDSPATHSIAFWGVVYGALILTFLGGCWWAFASNMRPVSNVILLVSVLPSLGAFALLIGLFSFASLSPLVAGAMVGGALWLSPLVDRHLSLKRVTPRWWMTLRVPLSAGLGLLTVICGWLAA, encoded by the coding sequence ATGCGACCCTTCGGCCTGCCTCTTCCGGTAATCCTCCTCGGCGCGGGCGGGCTGCTGCCCCCGCTGGGCCTGATCCTCGCCAGCTTCATCGACAGCCCCGCGACCCATTCGATCGCCTTCTGGGGCGTGGTCTATGGCGCGCTGATCCTGACGTTCCTCGGCGGGTGCTGGTGGGCCTTCGCGAGCAACATGCGCCCGGTCTCGAATGTCATCCTGCTGGTCTCGGTGCTGCCGAGCCTCGGCGCCTTCGCGCTGCTCATCGGCCTGTTCAGCTTTGCCTCGCTCTCGCCGCTGGTGGCGGGGGCGATGGTCGGCGGCGCGCTGTGGCTGTCGCCGCTGGTCGACCGGCACTTGTCATTGAAGCGCGTGACGCCGCGCTGGTGGATGACCCTGCGCGTGCCCCTGTCGGCAGGCCTCGGCCTGCTCACCGTCATCTGCGGCTGGCTGGCGGCCTAG